One window from the genome of Pseudanabaena yagii GIHE-NHR1 encodes:
- a CDS encoding ABC transporter substrate-binding protein, which translates to MRHIFQKQLNRILLIAASTTILVACNSAPPSNTSTNTVSGDKTSAPATSQAATSPDKKGKQAIRVQLPFLKQSLDAPLIVAIEKGYFAEEGLDVSYERGFGNADTISKLGTGKYDLAFSDMYNAMEFNDKNPNDKIIAVAIYQNKAPFSIVTFKANGIKSPAELVGKKLGAPAGDGPRKLFPLFAKEVKIAPDSVTWETMEPKLRETFLLQGKVDAVSGFYTSVVPSLIKGGKTMDDIQIFFYDEFGLDFYGNGILAKKDFADKNPEAIKSFLKAYFRGMQEVIKDPTAALDLVVSTDQSKLMDREAEKLRLKLAIERMYVTPEVEAAGFGGADMKRLEKSITQTVEGFKLKPVTVADIFTDKFLPPKDKRLVPSASDRKPLL; encoded by the coding sequence ATGCGTCATATTTTTCAGAAGCAACTAAACAGAATTTTACTTATTGCCGCCTCGACTACGATTCTTGTAGCTTGTAATTCTGCTCCTCCTAGCAACACAAGCACTAATACAGTTTCTGGAGACAAGACTTCAGCACCAGCTACATCTCAAGCAGCTACTAGCCCTGACAAGAAAGGGAAGCAAGCCATTCGAGTACAATTGCCTTTTTTGAAACAAAGCCTTGATGCACCGCTAATTGTAGCGATTGAAAAGGGATACTTTGCGGAAGAAGGTTTAGATGTTAGTTACGAACGTGGGTTTGGGAATGCTGACACAATTAGCAAACTCGGGACTGGTAAGTATGATTTAGCGTTTAGCGATATGTATAACGCGATGGAGTTCAACGACAAAAATCCTAATGACAAAATTATTGCCGTTGCCATCTATCAAAACAAAGCTCCCTTCTCAATTGTTACTTTTAAAGCAAATGGTATTAAAAGTCCTGCGGAGTTAGTAGGTAAGAAACTAGGTGCTCCTGCTGGAGATGGTCCTCGCAAACTCTTTCCTCTTTTTGCTAAGGAAGTAAAAATTGCACCCGATTCGGTAACTTGGGAAACAATGGAACCAAAACTGCGTGAAACTTTTTTACTTCAAGGTAAAGTGGATGCGGTGAGCGGATTTTATACTTCTGTTGTGCCTTCTTTAATTAAGGGAGGAAAAACGATGGATGATATTCAGATCTTCTTCTACGACGAGTTTGGTTTGGATTTCTATGGCAATGGTATTTTAGCGAAGAAAGACTTTGCTGATAAAAACCCTGAAGCAATTAAGTCATTTCTAAAAGCATACTTCCGTGGAATGCAGGAAGTTATTAAAGATCCTACTGCTGCATTGGATTTAGTTGTTTCTACAGATCAGAGCAAGCTGATGGATCGCGAAGCAGAAAAGCTGCGTTTGAAGCTAGCAATCGAGAGGATGTATGTTACCCCAGAAGTAGAAGCTGCTGGTTTTGGAGGTGCTGACATGAAGCGTTTAGAAAAGAGCATCACCCAGACTGTTGAAGGATTTAAGTTGAAGCCTGTAACAGTTGCAGATATTTTTACCGATAAATTTCTACCACCTAAAGACAAAAGATTGGTTCCTTCGGCTAGCGATCGCAAACCATTGCTCTAA
- the idi gene encoding isopentenyl-diphosphate Delta-isomerase — translation MSSTAQLDQQLEEKIILVDTSDRQIGTAEKLQVHRDGLLHRAFSIFVLNSQGQLLLQRRAKHKYHSGGLWTNTCCSHPRNEETTLLAAHRRLQEEMGFDCDLKELFSFVYRAELDNDLIEYEFDHVFVGYSDREPILNPDEADDWKWIDLQVLQTDIREHSEAYTYWLRDCCDRFIAAL, via the coding sequence ATGAGTTCAACTGCTCAATTAGATCAGCAATTAGAAGAAAAAATTATTTTAGTCGATACTAGCGATCGCCAGATTGGGACTGCTGAGAAATTACAGGTACACCGTGACGGACTGTTGCATCGTGCCTTTTCGATTTTCGTGTTGAATTCCCAAGGACAGCTTTTGCTACAAAGACGCGCCAAGCATAAATATCATTCAGGTGGACTCTGGACAAATACCTGTTGTAGTCATCCTCGCAATGAGGAAACAACTTTGCTTGCCGCCCATCGTCGTCTGCAAGAGGAAATGGGCTTTGATTGTGACTTGAAGGAGTTGTTTAGTTTTGTCTATCGTGCTGAGTTAGATAATGATTTGATTGAGTATGAGTTTGATCATGTGTTTGTCGGTTATAGCGATCGCGAGCCAATTCTCAACCCTGATGAAGCCGATGATTGGAAATGGATAGATTTACAGGTTTTACAAACAGATATTCGCGAACATTCCGAAGCCTATACCTATTGGCTACGCGATTGCTGCGATCGCTTCATTGCTGCCCTATAG
- a CDS encoding FdhF/YdeP family oxidoreductase, translated as MTNPFNAETEPPTLDTSKPVMGGGWQVISYWAEKTLDVKGGMLWKTLLHKSACLSCAWGTGGQKGGFQNEDEENLQRCAKSVEAIASELMEPIPQHFFEQYSIPELQKLNSMQADSLGRLSFPVIKRANSDRYERITWDEVYAIVTKAFQKAPERLGSYSSGRSSNEAAYLLQLLMRSLGSNNLADCSDLCHSASTVGLKRVFGSGTSMVSLADLKQSDCIVLIGSNAPANHPRLMNELIKLRDRGGKVIVINPLIEVGLVKFASPAYPIKSFLKGSEISSHYIQPISGSDTAVLLGIQKSLLENNWINYEFLQQHTEGWEAVIEQLRSLDWADILNTCGVSREELEIAAEMIGTSQRVVFAWAMGITQHSNAVDNIFSIANTALLTGNAGKEGAGTMPIRGHSNVQGFGSMGVTIRLKEEIMQALEQLLQRSLSRVQGYDTRALIEASDRHEIDTLLCLGGNIYAANPDLTQAKRALGNIETIIYISTKPNLGHFYGLAKENTLILPVFARFENPHKTTTESGNNFVRLNDEGTSHLHQREGTDLISEVEFLSELADRLHGHDVINWRSLQDPKYIRQLIAKTIPDYAKIGEIDDTNQEFTIANRIFHTPNFPTRSGKAKMFVTPLPKLEIPTLASFNLPEYTKAIALILGTGRSYSQHNTVVYKDGDYYRGMPHRNCILMSKADGDRAGFQEHQRVTVRGNAGEMANVEIIYGQIREGSALMFYPEVNAIFSAPIDEHCGTPAFKRVPIAVYI; from the coding sequence ATGACTAATCCTTTTAACGCTGAGACAGAGCCCCCTACTCTAGACACTAGTAAACCTGTGATGGGTGGAGGATGGCAAGTCATTAGCTACTGGGCAGAAAAGACCTTAGATGTCAAAGGAGGAATGCTCTGGAAAACGTTGCTGCATAAGAGTGCCTGTCTATCCTGTGCATGGGGAACAGGTGGACAAAAGGGAGGATTTCAGAATGAGGATGAGGAAAATTTGCAGCGCTGTGCCAAGAGTGTGGAAGCGATCGCCTCAGAGTTAATGGAACCGATTCCGCAACATTTCTTTGAGCAATATTCTATTCCTGAACTGCAAAAATTAAATTCGATGCAAGCCGATAGCTTGGGGCGGTTGAGCTTTCCAGTAATTAAACGTGCTAATAGCGATCGCTACGAACGGATCACATGGGATGAGGTCTATGCAATCGTCACCAAAGCCTTTCAAAAAGCACCAGAGCGTCTCGGATCCTACAGTTCAGGGCGTTCATCTAATGAGGCAGCGTACCTTTTGCAATTGCTCATGCGATCGCTTGGTTCTAATAATCTTGCGGACTGCTCCGATCTCTGTCATTCAGCTTCAACGGTAGGATTGAAGCGAGTATTTGGTTCTGGAACCTCAATGGTCAGCCTTGCGGATTTGAAACAGAGCGATTGCATCGTCTTGATTGGTTCTAATGCACCTGCTAACCATCCGCGCTTGATGAATGAACTAATTAAACTACGCGATCGCGGAGGAAAAGTCATTGTGATTAATCCCTTGATTGAAGTGGGTTTGGTCAAATTCGCTTCACCAGCCTATCCCATCAAATCCTTTCTCAAAGGTTCAGAAATATCTTCCCATTACATTCAGCCGATTTCAGGTAGTGATACTGCGGTTTTGCTAGGTATTCAAAAATCTTTGCTGGAGAATAATTGGATTAATTATGAATTCCTTCAGCAGCATACAGAAGGTTGGGAAGCAGTCATTGAGCAGTTGCGATCGCTAGATTGGGCAGATATTCTCAATACCTGTGGAGTCTCTCGCGAAGAGTTGGAAATTGCCGCCGAGATGATTGGCACTTCGCAACGGGTGGTCTTTGCTTGGGCGATGGGCATCACGCAGCATTCTAATGCAGTAGACAATATTTTTAGTATTGCTAATACCGCGTTATTAACAGGAAATGCAGGTAAAGAAGGCGCAGGAACGATGCCAATTCGCGGACATTCTAATGTGCAGGGTTTTGGCTCGATGGGGGTGACAATTCGCCTCAAGGAAGAGATCATGCAGGCTTTAGAGCAATTATTGCAGCGATCGCTGAGTCGGGTACAGGGCTATGACACTCGTGCTCTGATCGAGGCAAGCGATCGCCATGAAATTGATACTTTGCTCTGTCTGGGTGGCAATATCTATGCGGCAAATCCTGATCTCACCCAAGCTAAACGCGCTCTCGGTAATATCGAAACGATTATTTATATTTCCACCAAGCCCAATCTCGGACATTTTTATGGACTCGCAAAAGAGAATACTTTAATCCTGCCTGTATTTGCCCGCTTTGAGAATCCTCATAAAACTACAACCGAGTCTGGCAATAACTTTGTACGTCTCAATGATGAAGGGACATCGCATCTCCATCAACGCGAAGGTACAGATTTAATTTCTGAAGTAGAGTTTCTCTCCGAACTTGCCGATCGCCTGCATGGTCACGATGTCATTAATTGGCGATCGCTACAAGATCCCAAATATATCCGCCAACTCATTGCTAAAACCATTCCCGACTATGCCAAAATCGGCGAAATCGACGATACCAATCAAGAATTTACGATCGCTAATCGCATCTTCCATACGCCCAACTTCCCGACGCGATCGGGCAAAGCCAAGATGTTTGTCACGCCTTTACCCAAGCTAGAAATACCAACGCTTGCCAGTTTTAATCTACCTGAATATACAAAAGCGATCGCACTCATTCTTGGCACAGGGCGCAGCTATTCGCAGCATAATACGGTTGTGTATAAGGATGGTGACTACTATCGCGGTATGCCTCACCGCAACTGCATTTTAATGAGTAAAGCCGATGGCGATCGCGCAGGTTTTCAGGAACATCAGCGCGTAACGGTCAGGGGGAATGCAGGTGAAATGGCAAATGTAGAAATCATCTATGGACAGATTCGCGAAGGTTCAGCTTTAATGTTTTATCCCGAAGTCAATGCGATTTTTAGCGCTCCCATTGACGAACATTGCGGCACACCTGCCTTTAAGCGTGTTCCCATTGCGGTTTATATTTAA
- a CDS encoding ABC transporter permease — MQGTVDNVRRAPKKFDFDAFLNTKAATVILPAIATVVLFIVWEAAVWIFQIKPFNLPAPSDILKAYVKFAPQLMENSWRTVWTTFAGFIIASVIGVVLGFLIGYSRFIYLTFYPLLVAFNTIPKSALVPLLAVWFGANAIPAIVTAFLLAFFPIAVNVALGLETIEPEMKDVLYALGASDFEIFQKVGWPHTLPYVFASLKIAVSFSFIGAVIAESIASNAGLGYLIVQAASDFNVPLAFAALITLAILGVMLYSLFVAIEKKVIYWAR, encoded by the coding sequence ATGCAAGGGACTGTAGATAATGTGAGGCGAGCACCTAAAAAATTTGATTTTGATGCTTTTTTAAATACCAAAGCTGCGACTGTCATTTTGCCAGCGATCGCTACAGTTGTATTATTTATAGTTTGGGAAGCAGCAGTATGGATTTTTCAAATTAAGCCCTTTAACTTACCAGCTCCTAGCGATATTTTAAAAGCTTATGTTAAATTTGCACCGCAACTAATGGAAAATTCTTGGCGAACGGTTTGGACAACTTTCGCAGGATTTATTATTGCTAGTGTTATCGGAGTAGTGTTAGGTTTTTTGATCGGTTACTCCCGATTTATTTATCTGACGTTCTATCCATTACTAGTTGCCTTCAATACCATTCCTAAGTCAGCGCTAGTACCATTGCTAGCAGTTTGGTTCGGAGCAAATGCCATTCCTGCGATCGTCACTGCTTTTTTACTAGCCTTTTTCCCGATCGCAGTTAATGTGGCTTTAGGCTTAGAGACCATTGAGCCAGAAATGAAAGATGTTTTATATGCTTTAGGGGCATCAGATTTTGAGATTTTCCAGAAAGTGGGATGGCCGCATACCTTACCCTATGTATTTGCTTCTCTCAAGATTGCCGTTTCGTTTTCCTTTATCGGAGCTGTAATCGCTGAATCGATCGCCTCTAATGCAGGTTTAGGTTATTTGATTGTACAAGCCGCATCAGACTTTAATGTACCACTAGCCTTTGCAGCACTAATTACTCTGGCTATTTTAGGAGTAATGCTCTATTCATTATTCGTAGCCATAGAAAAGAAAGTAATCTATTGGGCAAGATAG
- a CDS encoding ABC transporter ATP-binding protein, which yields MVQPLTSSSTESISPSMPLLEFDKIGLEYPFGDSIRRIIQEITLSIKPGEFVSFVGPSGCGKTSILRMVSGLSPTKIGELRCHGQPVTKPLKNVGIAFQNPVLLPWRRTIDNVLLPLEVVHPYKRDFKVNHAHYVDMAQKLLQAVGLKDFQQQFPWQLSGGMRQRASLCRSLIHQPEILLLDEPFGALDAFTREEMWVMLQDLWMQAKCVGILITHDLREAVFLSDTVYVMSPRPSEIAFELKIDLPRPRTLEMCLSDEFAHLAAELRRHIHKN from the coding sequence ATGGTACAGCCTCTAACATCTAGTTCTACCGAAAGCATTTCGCCTTCTATGCCCTTGCTGGAATTTGACAAGATCGGTTTAGAATATCCATTTGGTGATTCGATTCGTCGAATTATTCAAGAAATTACTCTCAGTATCAAACCAGGTGAGTTTGTTTCATTCGTTGGTCCAAGCGGATGTGGTAAGACTTCGATTTTGCGAATGGTTTCAGGATTGAGTCCTACCAAAATTGGTGAATTACGGTGTCATGGTCAACCTGTAACTAAACCTCTCAAAAATGTAGGCATTGCATTCCAAAATCCTGTGCTCCTTCCTTGGCGACGCACTATAGATAATGTATTGCTGCCATTAGAGGTAGTGCATCCCTATAAGCGCGATTTTAAAGTTAATCATGCTCATTATGTGGACATGGCTCAAAAGTTGTTACAAGCTGTAGGTTTAAAAGATTTTCAGCAACAATTTCCTTGGCAATTGTCGGGAGGAATGCGTCAGAGAGCTTCACTTTGTCGTTCTTTAATCCATCAGCCTGAGATATTGTTGCTAGATGAGCCTTTTGGTGCTTTGGATGCTTTTACTCGCGAAGAAATGTGGGTGATGCTGCAAGATTTGTGGATGCAAGCAAAATGCGTTGGTATCTTGATTACCCATGATTTGCGAGAAGCCGTCTTTTTGTCAGATACAGTCTATGTTATGAGTCCACGTCCGAGCGAAATCGCCTTTGAACTAAAAATTGATCTGCCTCGTCCGAGAACGCTAGAAATGTGTCTCAGTGATGAATTTGCTCATCTAGCAGCAGAGCTCCGTCGCCATATTCATAAGAATTAA
- a CDS encoding actin-binding WH2 domain-containing protein produces the protein MPFFSVLLALLSDRDQFIKEIYDDVKINTKIVGLLICSSIFLAIYGGLIGAISSWMQIISSAAKLPFLFLITLAICLPALYFFNVYFGSKTTLSQYAAILLCAVTITSTLLFGFAPVTLFFLITADNYSFFLLLNVAIFTLTGVIGVYFLYQVLLPKTETIIADKDLAIDDTAIDKNRKIRISILKFWLGLYAFVGSQMAWTLRPFFGSFGSKFDIFRPREGNFYLAVWNALKSLFFT, from the coding sequence ATGCCATTTTTCTCAGTTCTTCTTGCCTTACTGAGCGATCGCGATCAGTTCATCAAAGAAATTTATGATGACGTTAAAATTAACACCAAAATAGTTGGCTTATTAATATGTAGTTCTATATTTTTAGCGATTTATGGTGGTTTAATTGGGGCGATTAGCTCTTGGATGCAGATCATCTCTTCCGCCGCAAAGCTACCATTTCTATTTTTAATTACCTTAGCAATTTGTTTACCAGCACTCTATTTCTTTAATGTTTATTTTGGCTCAAAAACTACTCTAAGCCAATATGCAGCAATTTTGCTTTGTGCGGTCACAATTACTAGTACATTACTATTTGGTTTTGCTCCAGTTACTTTGTTTTTCTTAATTACAGCCGATAATTATTCGTTTTTCCTGCTATTAAATGTCGCCATATTTACTCTGACAGGCGTTATTGGGGTTTACTTTCTCTATCAGGTTTTACTACCAAAAACTGAAACTATTATTGCCGACAAAGATTTGGCAATTGACGATACAGCCATTGATAAGAACCGCAAAATCCGCATCTCTATTCTTAAGTTCTGGCTAGGACTCTATGCTTTTGTTGGTAGTCAGATGGCTTGGACATTGAGACCATTTTTCGGTTCCTTTGGCTCTAAATTTGATATTTTTCGTCCCCGCGAAGGCAATTTTTATCTGGCTGTATGGAATGCGCTTAAGAGCTTATTTTTTACATAA
- a CDS encoding 2TM domain-containing protein codes for MDTYSEEQVDQILRYALAKRTNGQNLTKQQIYEIASDMGVSEADFLAAVQEWQSKQFVRKEQVEFDKYKKKSFKSNLLKFAIVNSFLVALNLFTSGQIGWEVYLLVFWGLGVALDAWVTYQTDSEEYEKQFQKWMQKQKRDRLTAQITGKLTTSLEEWLK; via the coding sequence ATGGATACTTATTCCGAAGAACAGGTTGATCAGATTCTCCGCTATGCTCTCGCCAAGAGAACTAATGGTCAAAACCTCACCAAACAGCAGATATACGAGATTGCCTCAGATATGGGTGTGAGTGAAGCTGATTTCCTCGCCGCAGTACAGGAATGGCAATCTAAGCAATTTGTACGCAAGGAGCAAGTGGAATTCGATAAATATAAAAAGAAGTCTTTTAAATCGAATTTGTTGAAATTTGCGATCGTCAATTCTTTTTTAGTGGCGTTAAACTTATTTACCTCTGGTCAAATTGGGTGGGAAGTTTATCTACTTGTATTTTGGGGCTTAGGCGTAGCACTAGACGCATGGGTGACCTATCAAACCGATAGTGAAGAATATGAAAAACAATTTCAAAAATGGATGCAAAAACAAAAACGCGATCGCTTAACTGCTCAAATTACAGGCAAATTAACGACTAGCCTCGAAGAATGGTTGAAATAA
- a CDS encoding CAP family protein translates to MVQSSIFKEKLECLLNKFGVFYEMLINQQRYISSTLAGLATIAPLIVLSCDVASAQTTSLTTFRSTALSKHNTYRGIHRSPAMVINNSTNSTAQNWANQLATTGTFTHSSSSQRNGAGENLYVYYTTASVIAPDALAKNAVDSWYNEVKQYNYSAPGFSSATGHFTQVVWKSSNQLGCGTAKGTKTLNGTRFNAFYVVCHYSPAGNVQGQFPANVLKP, encoded by the coding sequence GTGGTTCAATCATCCATATTCAAAGAAAAGCTAGAATGTCTACTAAATAAATTTGGTGTTTTTTACGAAATGTTAATCAATCAGCAAAGATATATCAGTTCGACTCTGGCAGGATTAGCCACCATTGCGCCACTAATCGTTCTGAGTTGCGATGTCGCATCTGCACAAACGACTAGCTTGACTACTTTTCGCAGTACTGCATTGTCGAAGCACAATACTTATCGGGGTATCCATCGTAGTCCTGCCATGGTTATCAATAATTCCACCAATAGCACAGCCCAAAATTGGGCAAATCAGCTAGCTACAACGGGGACATTTACCCATAGCTCGTCTTCTCAACGCAATGGTGCTGGGGAAAATCTATATGTTTACTACACAACCGCATCTGTGATCGCTCCAGATGCTCTTGCTAAGAATGCCGTAGATTCTTGGTATAACGAGGTGAAGCAATACAATTATTCTGCCCCCGGATTTTCTTCCGCGACAGGACATTTCACACAGGTGGTGTGGAAGTCTAGTAACCAGTTAGGCTGTGGTACGGCAAAAGGAACGAAAACGCTTAATGGTACAAGATTTAACGCTTTCTACGTGGTCTGTCATTACAGCCCTGCGGGAAATGTACAGGGTCAGTTTCCAGCCAATGTTTTAAAGCCTTAA
- a CDS encoding iron uptake porin — MSKAFNSSLSCLAMFVALSIFSDASAQAAPQASNISPKDSSVNLSTANLSSNPSTLAPTSISNLIDRQEAAVTLQQNLSSASSSITNLEVDKLVEPTEVSAVTSVSQLSDVRPTDWAFTALQSLVERYGCIAGYPNSTFRGGKALARYEFAAGLNACLDKINEIISAGLADKVSKEDLATLRKLQEEFAAELATLRGRIDTLDKKVATLEAQQFSPTTKLSGLAFFNLTGAAASGDVIAERVSATNILATPTRDPVTRQPSRVVTQRPNITFGYYLFLNLTTSFTGKDALVTQLVTGNGNSPANNFASAGYTNSWGTPFLDQTGVPTANVFNIRELFYSFPVASNVNIAIGPRLNFYRYFDGNRFTNFLTGATSFNSNGSTLSNAVDRGSGAVVTWTIDSQFKLTAAYLGENTEFLSAANPNFNTSSNPQQGLFGGTNTLTAELVYSPSRDANIRFLYTRSNIKTNNNRIGGATAEPLPYGIADDGQGGGINNATADTIILNFDWLISKGFGIFGRYSYGSTNIAPINPAIAGGSINVNAFQFGLGFPDLFKEGALGVLSFVVPYSYSSGRNFLVSGGGDGATQYDLEMSYYYPISKNIAIVPAFYAIFNPNSFSTNPTVFVGNLRTQFSF, encoded by the coding sequence ATGTCAAAGGCTTTCAATAGTTCGCTTTCATGTCTGGCGATGTTTGTCGCGCTGTCTATTTTTTCTGATGCATCTGCACAAGCTGCACCTCAAGCTTCTAATATTTCACCCAAAGATTCTTCTGTTAATCTATCAACAGCAAATTTATCAAGCAATCCATCAACATTGGCTCCCACCTCGATTAGTAATCTAATTGATCGCCAAGAAGCCGCAGTCACGCTCCAACAAAATTTGTCATCGGCATCATCTTCCATCACAAATTTAGAAGTAGATAAACTGGTTGAGCCGACGGAAGTTTCCGCAGTTACTTCTGTTTCGCAATTATCGGATGTACGACCTACTGACTGGGCATTCACGGCTCTCCAATCTCTAGTAGAACGTTATGGATGTATTGCTGGTTATCCAAATAGTACTTTCCGTGGTGGTAAAGCTCTAGCCCGCTATGAATTTGCGGCTGGCTTAAACGCTTGTTTAGATAAAATCAATGAAATTATCTCCGCAGGTCTAGCCGATAAAGTATCTAAAGAAGATCTCGCAACATTGAGAAAACTCCAAGAGGAGTTTGCCGCTGAGCTTGCAACTCTCCGTGGACGCATTGATACCCTTGACAAAAAAGTTGCCACTCTCGAAGCACAGCAGTTTTCTCCAACCACTAAATTGAGCGGTTTAGCATTCTTTAACCTCACTGGCGCTGCTGCTTCAGGCGATGTAATTGCTGAGCGTGTTAGTGCAACTAATATACTCGCTACACCAACTCGTGATCCAGTTACTAGACAGCCTTCACGAGTTGTCACTCAACGTCCCAATATTACTTTTGGATATTATCTATTTCTAAATTTAACAACTTCCTTCACGGGCAAAGACGCGCTGGTTACCCAATTAGTCACAGGCAATGGGAACTCTCCCGCTAACAACTTTGCATCGGCGGGATATACCAATTCTTGGGGAACGCCATTCCTTGATCAAACAGGTGTACCAACAGCCAATGTATTTAACATTCGGGAACTATTCTATAGTTTCCCTGTAGCTAGCAATGTCAATATAGCGATTGGTCCGCGTTTGAACTTCTATCGTTATTTTGATGGTAATCGCTTTACTAACTTTTTGACAGGAGCCACTAGTTTTAACTCCAATGGCAGTACTCTTTCCAATGCTGTTGATCGCGGTTCAGGAGCGGTAGTAACTTGGACAATCGATTCTCAATTTAAGTTAACTGCTGCCTATTTAGGCGAAAATACAGAGTTTCTATCTGCCGCTAACCCTAACTTCAACACTTCAAGTAATCCTCAACAAGGCTTATTTGGTGGCACAAATACTCTAACGGCGGAGTTAGTATATTCACCCAGCCGCGATGCCAATATCCGCTTTTTGTATACTCGCTCCAATATCAAGACTAACAACAATCGCATTGGTGGTGCAACGGCTGAGCCTTTGCCCTATGGGATTGCTGATGATGGTCAAGGTGGAGGAATTAACAATGCAACAGCCGACACAATTATCTTGAACTTTGATTGGTTAATTTCTAAAGGTTTTGGTATATTTGGTCGTTACTCCTACGGTAGTACAAATATTGCACCAATCAATCCTGCGATTGCTGGTGGAAGTATTAATGTGAATGCTTTCCAATTTGGACTGGGATTCCCAGATTTATTTAAGGAAGGGGCTTTAGGTGTTCTTTCCTTTGTCGTGCCCTACAGCTACTCTAGTGGACGTAATTTTCTTGTATCTGGCGGTGGCGATGGCGCAACTCAATATGATTTGGAGATGTCTTACTACTATCCAATCAGTAAAAACATTGCGATTGTCCCTGCTTTTTATGCCATCTTTAACCCCAATAGTTTTTCAACAAATCCAACGGTATTTGTTGGTAACCTCCGCACTCAGTTTAGCTTCTAA